The following proteins are co-located in the Candidatus Methylarchaceae archaeon HK02M2 genome:
- a CDS encoding 30S ribosomal protein S26e, which yields MPKKRKSGGRTKGGKGHSDYVHCSKCGSLLPKDKAKKFTSRVSLVDYSLSKELRAAGAYISSPKTVKYYCVSCAIHYGRVKVRARKDRRSYR from the coding sequence TTGCCTAAGAAAAGAAAGAGCGGAGGCAGAACAAAAGGGGGAAAAGGCCACTCGGATTATGTTCACTGTAGCAAATGTGGTTCGTTGTTACCGAAAGACAAAGCAAAAAAGTTTACTTCAAGGGTAAGTCTCGTCGACTATTCATTGTCTAAAGAGCTCAGGGCTGCAGGGGCATATATATCATCGCCTAAAACCGTCAAGTATTACTGTGTATCTTGCGCTATTCATTATGGGCGTGTAAAAGTAAGGGCAAGAAAGGATCGTCGCTCATATCGATAA
- a CDS encoding RNase P subunit — MRANRKDLALQRVEILLDNAFKNARENMDLAQRQASIARRLCTKLNIRLPYEKRQLFCKGCKRFIVPGINARVRLISKTKAICIICLECGHVYRKIIDGS; from the coding sequence TTGCGTGCAAATAGAAAAGACCTTGCTTTACAAAGAGTTGAGATACTATTAGATAACGCTTTTAAAAATGCTAGAGAAAACATGGATTTAGCTCAAAGGCAAGCATCGATAGCAAGGCGTTTATGCACCAAGTTGAATATCAGGTTACCTTATGAGAAGAGACAGCTTTTCTGTAAAGGATGCAAAAGGTTCATAGTACCAGGTATAAATGCTCGTGTAAGATTAATAAGTAAAACTAAAGCAATATGTATAATTTGCCTAGAATGTGGCCATGTATATCGTAAAAT
- a CDS encoding ribosome biogenesis protein has product MTLNLKKTLVLILVETALELVPYELWRHPSVLKHALSKGKDVGELLLDRSYHHAAMLKLKYSERRGRPDIAHFSLLEATSSPLYLRGSMDIYIHTIKDNVIKLGSSVRLPKSHFRFKGLIEQLFKEKKIVTPDNQVLLKIKKQSFKDLIDEIKPSVTIGTSRLGKRNTFEGVAKELGKYQKPVLIVGGFPRSHFSPDISSNFNQLYSCHTLPLEAHVVIARIVYEFEKLLNSSK; this is encoded by the coding sequence TTGACTCTAAACTTGAAGAAAACACTCGTATTGATTCTTGTTGAGACTGCTCTAGAGCTAGTCCCCTACGAGCTTTGGAGACACCCATCAGTTTTGAAACACGCTCTGTCTAAAGGAAAGGATGTTGGAGAGTTGCTTTTAGATCGAAGTTATCATCATGCTGCGATGTTGAAGCTAAAATATTCTGAAAGAAGGGGAAGACCTGATATAGCCCACTTCTCACTGCTAGAAGCAACTTCTTCCCCACTTTACTTAAGAGGTTCTATGGATATCTATATTCATACAATTAAAGATAATGTTATAAAATTAGGTAGTTCTGTAAGGCTTCCGAAATCGCACTTTCGTTTTAAAGGTCTTATTGAGCAGCTGTTCAAAGAGAAGAAAATAGTAACGCCAGATAATCAAGTCCTACTTAAAATTAAAAAACAATCTTTTAAAGATTTGATAGATGAGATCAAACCTTCTGTTACCATAGGCACCTCAAGATTAGGTAAGAGGAATACATTTGAGGGAGTTGCCAAAGAGTTGGGAAAATACCAGAAACCTGTATTAATAGTTGGAGGTTTTCCGAGAAGTCATTTCTCCCCCGATATTTCGTCCAATTTCAATCAGCTCTACTCGTGCCATACTTTACCTCTTGAAGCTCATGTAGTGATTGCAAGGATAGTATATGAGTTCGAAAAGCTCTTAAATAGTTCCAAATGA